One window from the genome of Pirellulales bacterium encodes:
- the gmd gene encoding GDP-mannose 4,6-dehydratase, with protein sequence MQKALITGITGQDGSYLAEFLLARGYEVHGMVRRASSENFDRIAHIRHRVTLHQGDLLDQLSLIRLVENTRPREIYNLGAQSFVPASWTQPLLTSEFTALGVTRLLEAIRLVDPAIRFYQASSSEMFGRVRTEPQNEETTFWPRSPYGVAKVYGHWITVNYRESYGLFACSGILFNHESPRRGKEFVSRKVTDGVARIKLGLQQKLPMGNLDAQRDWGYAGDYVRAMWLMLQQDEPDDFVIATGAKHSVRQLLDLAFAHAGLNADDHVEIDPALLRPAEVNTLCGDASKARAQLGWEPEVGFDALIRMMVDADLERVRRETEAAPLDSVPK encoded by the coding sequence ATGCAAAAAGCGCTCATCACCGGCATCACTGGCCAAGATGGCTCGTACCTGGCCGAGTTTCTGCTCGCGCGCGGTTACGAGGTGCATGGCATGGTGCGCCGCGCCAGCTCAGAAAACTTTGATCGCATCGCGCACATTCGCCACCGCGTCACCTTGCATCAAGGGGACCTGCTCGACCAGCTTTCGCTCATTCGGCTGGTCGAGAACACGCGCCCGCGCGAAATTTACAACCTCGGCGCGCAGAGCTTTGTGCCCGCCAGTTGGACGCAGCCCTTGCTCACCAGCGAGTTCACGGCGCTCGGCGTCACGCGGTTGCTGGAGGCAATTCGCCTGGTCGACCCGGCCATTCGCTTTTATCAGGCCAGCTCCAGCGAAATGTTCGGCCGCGTGCGCACCGAGCCGCAAAACGAAGAAACCACCTTTTGGCCGCGCAGCCCCTACGGCGTCGCCAAGGTGTACGGTCATTGGATCACCGTCAACTACCGCGAAAGCTACGGGCTGTTCGCCTGCTCCGGCATCTTGTTCAACCACGAGTCGCCGCGCCGCGGCAAGGAGTTCGTCAGCCGCAAGGTCACCGATGGCGTCGCGCGCATCAAGCTGGGGCTGCAACAAAAGCTGCCCATGGGCAATCTCGACGCGCAGCGCGATTGGGGCTACGCCGGCGACTACGTGCGAGCCATGTGGCTCATGCTGCAACAAGACGAGCCCGACGATTTTGTGATCGCCACCGGCGCCAAGCACTCGGTGCGGCAATTGTTGGATCTGGCCTTCGCGCACGCCGGACTCAACGCCGACGACCATGTGGAGATCGACCCCGCGCTGTTGCGACCCGCCGAGGTGAATACCTTGTGCGGCGACGCCAGCAAGGCGCGCGCGCAACTCGGCTGGGAGCCCGAGGTCGGCTTCGACGCGCTGATCCGCATGATGGTCGACGCCGATCTGGAGCGGGTGCGCCGCGAGACGGAAGCAGCCCCTCTCGATTCGGTCCCCAAATAA
- a CDS encoding UDP-glucose/GDP-mannose dehydrogenase family protein, translating to MKIAVVGTGYVGLVTGTCLADSGNDVVCVDIDSAKVERLRRGEIPIYEPGLAELVGRNARAKRLLFTTDLAAAVRPADLVFLAVGTPQADDGSADLSSLWAVVDALAPHLRDDAILIVKSTVPVGTNTQVHQRLLQRAGRDCRVASNPEFLKEGAALEDFKKPDRVVVGVRSEADAEVLHELYRPFLRTERPFLVMSPESAEMTKYVANALLATKISFINEVANLCERTHADINEVRRGIGHDQRIGFAFLFPGVGYGGSCFPKDVRALMATARACGVEPDILKSVDAVNIRQKSVLLPKIENHFGGSARGKSIAVWGLSFKPRTDDIREAPALELIERLLAAGATVSVHDPEAMNNVRAEHGDRLRYADQPYDALDGADALVIMTEWEEFRNPDFDAMRARMRAPVIFDGRNLYEPEQMAEDGFVYHSIGRQSVRPTERQPG from the coding sequence TTGAAAATCGCCGTGGTGGGTACCGGATACGTGGGACTGGTGACGGGCACTTGCCTGGCCGACAGCGGCAACGATGTCGTCTGCGTCGATATCGATAGCGCCAAGGTCGAGCGCCTGCGCCGCGGCGAGATACCCATCTACGAGCCGGGACTGGCCGAGCTCGTGGGGCGCAACGCGCGGGCCAAACGGTTGCTCTTCACCACCGATCTGGCCGCCGCGGTCCGCCCTGCCGATCTGGTGTTTCTGGCGGTTGGCACGCCGCAGGCCGACGACGGCTCGGCCGACCTCTCCAGCCTGTGGGCGGTGGTCGACGCCTTGGCCCCCCATCTGCGCGACGACGCAATCTTGATCGTCAAGAGCACCGTGCCGGTCGGCACCAACACGCAGGTGCACCAGCGACTGCTCCAGCGCGCCGGCCGCGATTGCCGCGTGGCGAGCAACCCCGAGTTCTTGAAAGAAGGCGCCGCGCTCGAGGACTTCAAAAAGCCCGATCGCGTGGTGGTTGGCGTGCGCAGCGAGGCCGACGCCGAGGTGCTGCACGAGTTGTACCGCCCCTTTCTGCGCACCGAGCGCCCCTTTCTGGTCATGTCGCCCGAGAGCGCCGAGATGACCAAATACGTGGCCAACGCGCTGTTGGCGACCAAGATCAGTTTCATCAACGAGGTGGCCAACCTCTGCGAGCGCACGCACGCCGACATCAACGAAGTGCGCCGCGGCATCGGCCACGATCAGCGCATCGGCTTCGCGTTCTTGTTTCCGGGCGTGGGCTACGGCGGCAGTTGCTTTCCCAAGGATGTCCGCGCGCTGATGGCCACGGCCCGCGCCTGCGGCGTCGAGCCAGACATCTTGAAGTCGGTTGACGCCGTGAACATTCGGCAAAAGAGCGTGCTCTTGCCGAAGATCGAAAACCACTTTGGCGGCAGCGCGCGCGGCAAGTCGATCGCCGTCTGGGGCCTGTCGTTCAAACCCCGCACCGACGACATTCGCGAGGCGCCGGCGCTGGAACTGATTGAGCGGCTGCTGGCCGCCGGCGCCACGGTGAGCGTCCACGACCCCGAGGCCATGAACAACGTGCGCGCCGAGCATGGCGACCGACTGCGCTACGCCGATCAACCGTACGACGCGCTCGACGGCGCCGACGCGCTGGTGATCATGACCGAGTGGGAGGAGTTCCGAAATCCCGACTTCGACGCCATGCGCGCCCGCATGCGCGCGCCGGTGATCTTCGACGGCCGCAACCTGTACGAGCCAGAGCAAATGGCCGAGGATGGCTTTGTGTACCACAGCATCGGCCGGCAAAGCGTGAGACCGACCGAGCGCCAGCCAGGCTAG
- the lnt gene encoding apolipoprotein N-acyltransferase, whose protein sequence is MASLVNERRATGGTAASPARAIATAEPAGARRATLLAALGSAISLWAAFPPLDLWPLAWVAPLGWLWLCQRPTLSGRRPYTAIWFSGFVFWMLTLHWLRYPHPATSIGWLAASFYFAFYIPAFVALVRAAVWRHRWPLWLAAPVVWTGLELLRGHLLTGYTGASLGHTQYRWLALIQVADFAGAYGVSFLVMLGAAALDGALFAARRTTARRTAASWPAARWLPLVGASLVVALACGYGTWRLSYQPPAGPRLKVALIQGSIDTQVKVDPNQRFVVYDHYLALCRQAKRQHADLDLMIWPETMFREPLITFGDDFAPPVDAEWTADDARLAARRNRQFIGGMTRDLGVAQILGIDRQHLVHRKVEHFNTALHVDRQGQVAGMYAKMHPVMFGEYIPLGQWLPWLYEITPVAAALTPGAGPAVFAVGGLRLAPNICFENFLPHLVRSQVRQLRAAGSEPDVLVNLTNDGWFRGSSELDLHLNCAVFRAVELRKPFLIAANTGFSAWVAPTGQIRARGPRHQPAVVMADVGRDGRQSPYDQWGDLFAGLCLAASLGIAAAALWPRRWSRLPAVQRRS, encoded by the coding sequence ATGGCCAGTTTGGTGAATGAGCGACGCGCGACCGGCGGCACGGCAGCCAGCCCGGCCCGCGCCATAGCCACCGCCGAGCCTGCCGGCGCTCGTCGCGCCACGCTCCTGGCCGCGCTCGGTTCGGCCATTTCTCTATGGGCAGCGTTTCCACCGCTCGATCTGTGGCCGCTGGCCTGGGTCGCGCCCTTGGGTTGGTTGTGGCTCTGCCAGCGGCCAACCTTGTCTGGCCGACGACCATACACAGCGATTTGGTTTTCTGGCTTTGTGTTTTGGATGCTCACGCTGCACTGGCTGCGCTATCCGCATCCGGCCACGAGCATTGGCTGGCTGGCGGCGTCGTTTTATTTTGCCTTTTATATCCCGGCGTTCGTCGCGCTGGTCCGCGCTGCCGTCTGGCGCCACCGCTGGCCCCTCTGGCTCGCCGCGCCCGTCGTCTGGACCGGTCTGGAACTGCTGCGGGGGCATCTGCTCACCGGCTACACCGGCGCCAGCTTAGGGCATACGCAATATCGTTGGCTGGCGCTGATTCAGGTGGCCGATTTCGCCGGCGCCTACGGCGTGAGCTTTTTGGTCATGCTCGGCGCCGCGGCGCTTGACGGCGCGCTGTTCGCCGCGCGCCGTACAACCGCGCGCCGTACTGCCGCATCGTGGCCCGCCGCACGCTGGTTGCCACTGGTGGGGGCCAGCCTGGTCGTCGCGCTCGCTTGCGGCTACGGAACCTGGCGCTTGTCGTATCAACCGCCGGCCGGGCCGCGGCTCAAGGTGGCGCTGATCCAAGGTTCGATCGATACGCAGGTCAAGGTCGATCCGAATCAGCGGTTTGTCGTGTACGACCATTACCTGGCGCTGTGCCGCCAGGCGAAGCGCCAACACGCCGATCTCGATCTGATGATCTGGCCCGAGACGATGTTCCGCGAACCGCTGATCACCTTTGGCGACGACTTTGCTCCACCCGTCGACGCCGAGTGGACCGCCGACGACGCGCGCCTGGCGGCGCGACGCAACCGGCAATTCATCGGCGGCATGACGCGCGATCTGGGGGTCGCTCAGATACTCGGCATCGACCGGCAGCATCTGGTTCATCGCAAAGTGGAGCACTTCAACACCGCGCTGCATGTCGACCGCCAGGGACAGGTCGCCGGCATGTATGCCAAGATGCACCCGGTGATGTTTGGAGAATACATTCCGCTGGGGCAATGGCTGCCGTGGCTTTACGAGATCACGCCCGTTGCCGCCGCGCTCACGCCCGGCGCCGGGCCAGCGGTGTTCGCGGTCGGTGGCTTGCGGCTGGCGCCGAACATCTGCTTTGAGAACTTCTTGCCGCATCTGGTTCGCTCGCAGGTGCGCCAGTTGCGCGCCGCGGGCAGCGAGCCAGACGTGCTGGTGAACTTGACCAACGACGGTTGGTTTCGCGGCTCCAGCGAACTCGACTTGCATTTGAACTGCGCGGTGTTTCGGGCGGTGGAGCTGCGCAAGCCGTTCTTGATCGCGGCCAACACCGGCTTTTCGGCCTGGGTCGCTCCGACTGGCCAGATTCGCGCACGCGGGCCCCGCCACCAACCGGCTGTGGTGATGGCCGATGTGGGACGCGACGGTCGCCAAAGCCCCTACGACCAGTGGGGCGACCTGTTCGCCGGGCTCTGTCTGGCGGCCTCGCTGGGCATCGCCGCCGCTGCGCTGTGGCCGCGACGATGGTCCCGGCTGCCGGCAGTCCAGCGCCGGTCGTAG
- a CDS encoding NAD(P)-dependent oxidoreductase, which produces MKALVTGITGFAGGHLAEHLLDCGDLVLGVARQAAWPSPSPARLAGLPLVSWDISEPPSADCRAEVERFAPDCVYHLAAMSVPADCGDAEPTAEAWRVNVEGTRHVIALCLGLARPPRLVLVSSSQVYGPISAESPTVAENSAPRPTRGYGITKLAAESLALAAGEQGLPVIIARAFQHAGPRQSARLMLAEWAAQFALESGPVRVQRLHAGLDLSDVRDVVRAYRLLAAHGVAGMVYNVGSGRTIASGEVFAELRRLADPARPFEQRYDDARQDPVADVARLRVATGWTPVIDWRQTVADTWNDWRQRAATMTATRREI; this is translated from the coding sequence GTGAAAGCGCTCGTCACCGGAATCACGGGTTTCGCCGGCGGGCATCTCGCCGAACATTTGCTCGACTGCGGCGATCTGGTGCTAGGCGTCGCGCGTCAGGCAGCGTGGCCATCGCCATCTCCCGCGCGGCTCGCCGGCTTGCCGCTCGTCAGCTGGGACATTTCCGAACCGCCGTCTGCCGACTGCCGTGCGGAGGTGGAGCGGTTCGCCCCCGATTGCGTTTACCATCTGGCGGCGATGAGTGTGCCGGCCGATTGCGGCGACGCGGAGCCCACCGCCGAAGCCTGGCGCGTCAACGTCGAAGGGACGCGGCACGTCATCGCGCTATGTCTGGGCCTGGCGCGGCCCCCCCGGCTGGTGTTGGTCAGCAGCAGTCAGGTCTATGGCCCGATATCGGCCGAGTCGCCGACAGTGGCCGAAAACTCCGCGCCGCGCCCCACGCGCGGTTACGGCATCACCAAGCTCGCCGCCGAAAGTCTGGCGCTGGCGGCCGGCGAGCAAGGTCTGCCGGTCATCATCGCCCGCGCGTTTCAGCATGCGGGGCCGCGCCAAAGCGCGCGGCTGATGTTGGCCGAGTGGGCGGCCCAGTTCGCGCTGGAGAGTGGCCCAGTCCGCGTGCAACGGCTGCACGCCGGGCTCGACCTGTCGGACGTGCGCGACGTGGTCCGGGCGTATCGACTGCTGGCAGCACACGGCGTGGCGGGCATGGTTTACAATGTCGGCTCGGGCCGGACCATCGCCAGCGGCGAGGTGTTCGCAGAACTGCGACGCCTAGCCGATCCCGCGCGGCCGTTCGAGCAGCGCTACGACGACGCCCGGCAAGACCCGGTGGCCGATGTGGCGCGGCTTCGCGTCGCGACCGGTTGGACGCCCGTCATCGACTGGCGTCAGACGGTGGCCGACACTTGGAACGACTGGCGCCAGCGCGCCGCCACAATGACCGCAACAAGGAGAGAGATTTGA
- a CDS encoding phospholipase C, phosphocholine-specific, protein METRRQFLKRAAILSGAAGLGGFPLDSIQRALAIAPDPDSTFLDAEHVVILMQENRSFDHAFGALNGVRGFDDPRAIKLANGNPVWVQSNRGGESYVPFHLDIKDTNSTWLGCLPHGRPDQVDARNNGQYDRWLDVKHLGEGYEGMPFALGYYTREDIPFYYALADAFTICDQHFCSALTCTTPNRLYLWSGTVREKQSADSPAKMYNDEAVYGAEVSWTTFPERLEDLGVSWKCYQNDLTIPSGLVGENEAWLANFGDNPLEYFTQYQVRFAAERRRYVERLAQTRQQRIAELEQQIAAKAGQEEDAKPLREQLAEQRAALDELQQEREQYSAEKWEQLSARAKALHEKAFSTNAADPAYRQLTTHAYDDDGEKRRVQMPQGDVFHTFRQDVQSGKLPTVSWLTAPARFSDHPGSAWYGAWYIAEAIDILTSNPEVWKKTIFILTYDENDGFFDHVPPFVAPHPRRPETGKASAGIDTSVDYVDAEEERKLKRGQWAREAPIGLGYRVPMIIASPWTRGGCVCSQVFDHTSVLQFLEKFLTHKTGHAVEEPNISAWRRAVCGDLTSAFQAFDGAQSGLPPAPAASAVIEGIHRAKFKQAPTDFRALTEDEIAQIRREPAASPLLPRQEPGLRRSSPLPYELHADAALTADRDSVVLRFEAGNQQFGERAAGAPLTVYARTATGEMQVRDYAVAAGAVVEDSWPLAAFADGAYHLVVSGPNGFQREFRGAADGPRVGIRVQPATSRGDGSLSGDVEVRIANLESRAVEVEIQSRSYGNATHRQTIAAQATLTHVVEAKSSHSWYDFAIRGADKSWEQTFAGRIETGKWSFSDPLIGREVS, encoded by the coding sequence ATGGAAACACGCCGTCAATTCTTGAAGCGGGCCGCCATCTTGTCTGGCGCCGCCGGACTGGGGGGCTTTCCGCTCGATTCCATCCAACGCGCGCTGGCGATCGCCCCCGATCCGGACAGCACGTTTTTGGACGCCGAACATGTGGTCATCCTGATGCAGGAGAACCGATCGTTCGATCACGCGTTTGGGGCGCTGAATGGTGTCCGCGGGTTCGACGATCCGCGCGCGATCAAGCTGGCCAACGGCAACCCGGTGTGGGTGCAATCGAACCGCGGCGGCGAGAGCTACGTTCCCTTTCATCTTGATATCAAGGACACCAACTCGACCTGGCTGGGCTGCCTGCCGCACGGCCGGCCCGATCAGGTCGACGCCCGCAACAACGGCCAGTACGACCGCTGGCTGGATGTGAAACATCTGGGGGAGGGATATGAGGGCATGCCGTTCGCGCTGGGGTACTACACGCGCGAGGACATTCCTTTCTATTACGCGCTGGCCGACGCGTTCACCATTTGCGATCAGCATTTCTGCTCGGCGCTCACCTGCACCACGCCCAACCGGCTCTACCTGTGGAGCGGCACGGTCCGCGAAAAGCAGTCGGCCGACAGCCCGGCCAAGATGTACAACGACGAAGCCGTTTATGGCGCCGAGGTGTCGTGGACGACCTTCCCCGAGCGGTTGGAAGACCTGGGCGTTTCCTGGAAGTGCTACCAGAACGACCTGACGATTCCCTCGGGATTGGTGGGAGAAAACGAGGCGTGGCTGGCGAACTTTGGCGACAACCCGCTGGAGTACTTCACGCAGTACCAGGTGCGGTTTGCGGCGGAGCGTCGCCGCTATGTCGAGCGGCTGGCGCAAACGCGGCAACAGCGGATCGCGGAACTGGAACAGCAGATCGCCGCGAAAGCGGGCCAAGAGGAAGACGCCAAACCCCTGCGAGAGCAACTGGCGGAACAGCGCGCCGCGCTAGACGAACTGCAGCAAGAACGCGAGCAATACTCCGCCGAAAAATGGGAACAGCTTTCCGCGCGCGCGAAGGCGCTGCACGAAAAGGCCTTTTCGACCAACGCCGCCGACCCCGCCTATCGCCAGCTTACGACGCACGCCTATGACGACGACGGCGAAAAGCGCCGCGTGCAGATGCCGCAGGGGGACGTCTTTCACACGTTCCGCCAGGATGTTCAGTCGGGCAAGTTGCCGACCGTGTCTTGGTTGACGGCGCCGGCGCGGTTTTCCGATCATCCGGGTTCGGCCTGGTACGGCGCCTGGTACATTGCCGAAGCGATTGACATTCTCACCAGCAATCCGGAGGTGTGGAAGAAAACGATCTTCATTCTCACCTACGACGAAAACGACGGCTTCTTCGATCATGTGCCGCCGTTTGTGGCGCCGCATCCGCGCCGCCCGGAGACGGGCAAGGCGTCGGCCGGTATCGACACCAGCGTGGATTACGTCGACGCCGAGGAAGAGCGCAAGCTAAAGCGCGGCCAATGGGCCCGCGAGGCGCCGATTGGGCTGGGCTATCGCGTGCCGATGATCATCGCGTCGCCGTGGACCCGCGGCGGCTGCGTCTGCTCGCAGGTGTTCGATCATACGTCGGTGCTGCAATTTTTGGAAAAGTTCCTCACGCACAAGACCGGCCATGCGGTCGAAGAACCCAACATCAGCGCATGGCGGCGCGCGGTGTGCGGCGATCTGACGTCGGCGTTTCAGGCGTTCGACGGAGCGCAAAGCGGGTTGCCGCCGGCGCCGGCGGCCAGCGCCGTGATCGAAGGGATCCACCGCGCGAAATTCAAGCAAGCGCCGACGGACTTTCGCGCGCTTACGGAGGACGAAATTGCGCAAATCCGCCGCGAGCCAGCGGCCTCGCCATTGTTGCCGCGCCAGGAACCGGGCCTGCGGCGCTCCAGCCCGCTGCCGTACGAATTGCACGCCGACGCCGCGCTGACCGCCGATCGCGACAGTGTCGTTCTTCGTTTTGAAGCCGGCAACCAGCAATTTGGCGAGCGCGCAGCCGGCGCGCCGCTGACCGTTTACGCGCGTACGGCGACGGGCGAAATGCAAGTGCGCGATTACGCCGTCGCGGCAGGCGCGGTGGTGGAAGACTCGTGGCCGCTCGCCGCTTTTGCCGACGGCGCCTATCACTTGGTCGTGTCGGGGCCGAACGGGTTCCAGCGCGAGTTCCGCGGCGCGGCAGATGGCCCGCGCGTGGGAATCCGTGTCCAGCCAGCGACGTCGCGAGGCGATGGGTCGCTGAGCGGCGATGTCGAAGTTCGCATCGCCAATCTTGAATCGCGGGCCGTCGAGGTCGAGATTCAATCGCGATCGTACGGCAACGCGACGCACCGCCAGACCATCGCGGCGCAGGCAACGCTGACGCACGTGGTCGAGGCCAAATCGAGCCACTCGTGGTACGACTTCGCCATCCGCGGCGCGGATAAATCTTGGGAACAGACCTTCGCCGGCCGGATCGAAACGGGGAAGTGGAGCTTCAGCGATCCCTTGATCGGGCGGGAAGTGAGCTGA